In Dictyoglomus sp. NZ13-RE01, the sequence AAATTTTGGTGGAGAAGTCATCATTGGCTATCAAAATGAAAGATTCAAGGAAAATGTTGAAGAATTAATAAAAGATCTTCCTAAAAAGCCTTTCATTGTAGAATGTGATGTATCCGATGATAAAAATATAGAAAAAACTGTAGAGGAAATTGAAAAAAATGTTGGAAACATTGATGGTTTAGTACATTCAATTGCTTTTGCTCCCACAGAGGCTCTTAGATCACCTTTTATTGAGACATCAAGAGAAGCTTTTAAAGTAGCCATGGAAATCAGTGTTTATTCTTTTATCGCCATGTGCAGAGCCTTTAAAAGAATTATGAACCCATCCAGCAGTATAATCACATTAACCTATTATGGTGCTGAAAAGGTTATACCTAATTATAATATTATGGGTGTTGCAAAATCCGCCTTAGAATCCTCAGTAAGATATTTAGCCTATGAA encodes:
- a CDS encoding enoyl-ACP reductase (Catalyzes a key regulatory step in fatty acid biosynthesis), which gives rise to MLENKKIAIFNVANKKSIAWAIAQSVLNFGGEVIIGYQNERFKENVEELIKDLPKKPFIVECDVSDDKNIEKTVEEIEKNVGNIDGLVHSIAFAPTEALRSPFIETSREAFKVAMEISVYSFIAMCRAFKRIMNPSSSIITLTYYGAEKVIPNYNIMGVAKSALESSVRYLAYELGESNIRVNAISAGPLNTLAARGISRFTDILEYYKERAPLKRNIEHIEVGNTASFLLSDLSSGITGEIIYVDAGYNIMGV